In Teredinibacter franksiae, the following are encoded in one genomic region:
- the tssB gene encoding type VI secretion system contractile sheath small subunit gives MSIQDTLPKSRLTLRYRTEINGEPEDIELPLRILIAGGFSGKNTTKKSFDERKILSFDGKNLNSIMEKMKIRLKVSDSEDKIHTIPIHNVDSFLPNHVIKSIKTMDDMVKSKNLLNSLLSSINNSSKFRNALTQLLEDKASLDSLKTLMAPSYEKRSILPEHLRTESAA, from the coding sequence ATGTCCATACAAGACACCCTACCCAAATCGCGCCTAACACTGCGCTACCGCACCGAAATTAACGGTGAACCCGAAGATATCGAATTGCCATTAAGAATTTTGATCGCTGGTGGTTTCTCCGGCAAAAACACGACCAAAAAATCGTTCGACGAACGAAAGATTCTGAGTTTTGACGGAAAGAACTTAAACAGCATTATGGAGAAGATGAAAATTCGCCTAAAAGTTAGCGACAGCGAAGACAAGATACATACCATTCCCATCCATAACGTCGACTCGTTTTTACCCAACCACGTGATTAAGTCGATAAAAACAATGGATGATATGGTCAAATCCAAAAACCTGCTTAACTCACTACTCTCGAGCATCAACAACAGCAGCAAATTTCGCAATGCACTCACTCAGCTGCTGGAAGACAAAGCATCGCTGGATTCGCTTAAAACACTCATGGCACCCAGCTATGAAAAACGTTC
- a CDS encoding transposase, translated as MPRPLRIQYPNAYYHVMNRGKARQTIFADDRYFKAFITTLGEAHDRFGLDVIAYCLMGNHYHLFVKTPRGNLDRCMRHINGVYTQRYNRLKRTDGPLFRGRYKAIVVEADAYGLQVARYIHRNPIETTRPLVDSLEDYAWSSYPATINNEPSPPWLKPTLIYDLLGKRQRYAAYKSFVERGNDDTVQDFYGGKRLKAVFGRDDFVDDVAALIDADALLFNKAQGRLPTISAVVEGVAKHFGVTEQSILVSARGRVAPNIPRWVALHCCRDIGQQPLNAIAAAFNMGHVSGIYLATKKLNAAISSDARLRISIKRLVHTLHC; from the coding sequence ATGCCCAGACCTTTAAGAATCCAATACCCGAACGCCTACTACCATGTGATGAACCGCGGTAAAGCGCGGCAAACAATTTTCGCGGATGACCGCTATTTTAAGGCGTTTATAACCACCCTGGGTGAAGCGCATGATCGTTTTGGCTTAGATGTGATTGCCTATTGTTTAATGGGCAATCATTATCATCTTTTTGTTAAAACGCCGCGCGGTAACCTCGACCGATGCATGCGCCATATCAATGGTGTGTACACACAACGCTACAACCGTTTAAAGCGAACTGATGGGCCGCTATTCAGGGGGCGTTATAAAGCCATTGTGGTGGAAGCAGATGCCTATGGGCTTCAAGTTGCGCGCTATATCCACCGCAACCCCATTGAAACTACACGACCACTGGTGGATTCACTCGAAGATTATGCGTGGTCGAGTTACCCCGCCACCATCAATAACGAACCGTCACCGCCATGGTTAAAGCCAACCCTGATTTACGATCTATTAGGCAAGCGCCAACGCTACGCGGCTTACAAAAGTTTTGTTGAACGAGGAAACGACGACACAGTACAGGACTTTTATGGTGGTAAACGTTTGAAAGCCGTTTTTGGCCGTGATGATTTTGTTGATGATGTTGCTGCGCTCATCGATGCTGACGCCCTGCTTTTCAATAAAGCACAAGGTCGCCTACCCACCATTAGCGCTGTTGTTGAAGGGGTGGCTAAGCATTTTGGTGTTACTGAGCAGTCTATTCTTGTTTCTGCCCGAGGGCGTGTGGCACCCAACATTCCCCGCTGGGTTGCCTTACATTGCTGTCGCGATATTGGCCAGCAGCCACTGAATGCAATAGCCGCTGCTTTTAATATGGGCCACGTGTCGGGTATTTACCTCGCTACGAAAAAACTAAACGCTGCCATATCTTCCGATGCCCGCTTGCGTATATCCATAAAACGTTTGGTTCACACGCTACACTGCTAA